One Streptomyces sp. NBC_01217 genomic region harbors:
- a CDS encoding ABC transporter permease codes for MTAPPDDCLARNEWLCGAYLTSRREILWDAVVQHLQLTGISVLLGLLLAVPLALAARRRRWLAGPVLGVTTILYTVPSLAMFSLLLPVYGLSASLVVAGLVLYSLTLLVRNILAGLHAVPADTTQAARGMGYGPVRLLVAVELPLALPAAMAGLRIATVSAVSLVTVGAIVGYGGLGNLIYSGMNTYFKAQVLTASVLCVVIAVAADLLLLLAQRLLTPWTRKRS; via the coding sequence GTGACCGCGCCTCCCGACGACTGCCTCGCGCGCAATGAGTGGCTCTGCGGTGCCTATCTGACCAGCCGTCGCGAGATTCTCTGGGACGCCGTCGTCCAGCACCTCCAGCTCACCGGGATCTCCGTACTCCTCGGGCTGCTCCTGGCCGTTCCGCTCGCCCTCGCGGCGCGCCGCCGGCGCTGGCTGGCGGGCCCCGTCCTCGGCGTGACGACCATCCTCTACACCGTGCCGTCGCTCGCCATGTTCTCGCTGCTGCTGCCGGTGTACGGACTCTCCGCCTCGCTCGTCGTCGCCGGACTCGTCCTGTACTCGCTCACCCTCCTCGTACGGAACATCCTCGCCGGCCTGCACGCAGTGCCAGCCGACACCACGCAGGCCGCACGCGGCATGGGGTACGGCCCCGTGCGACTGCTCGTCGCCGTGGAGCTTCCCCTCGCTCTGCCGGCCGCCATGGCCGGACTGCGTATCGCGACCGTCTCCGCGGTCTCCCTGGTCACCGTCGGCGCGATCGTCGGCTACGGCGGACTCGGCAACCTCATCTACTCCGGGATGAACACCTATTTCAAGGCCCAGGTGCTCACCGCCTCCGTCCTGTGCGTCGTCATCGCCGTCGCCGCCGACCTGCTGCTCCTGCTCGCGCAACGGCTCCTGACGCCGTGGACCCGGAAGCGGTCGTGA
- a CDS encoding ABC transporter permease, which translates to MNTLADAWSWLTTQAHWSGDGGIWNRLGQHLFLTVVCLLISCLIALPVALVLGHLGRGGALAVNLSNIGRAVPTFAVLVLLLLTPIGGHGEWPTVIALVLFAVPPLLTNAYVGMREVDRDVVRAATGMGMTGRQLMLGVEVPLALPLILTGVRIAAVQLVATATLAALAGGGGLGRIITAGFNLASTAQVVAGAVLVAVFALIVEGLFVAAQRLAPGWVRGEESG; encoded by the coding sequence GTGAACACCCTCGCCGACGCCTGGTCCTGGCTCACGACCCAGGCGCACTGGTCCGGTGACGGCGGCATCTGGAACCGGCTGGGCCAGCATCTGTTCCTCACCGTCGTCTGCCTGCTGATCAGCTGCCTGATCGCTCTGCCCGTCGCACTGGTCCTCGGCCATCTTGGCAGGGGCGGCGCGCTCGCCGTCAACCTCTCCAACATCGGCCGGGCCGTTCCGACCTTCGCCGTGCTGGTGCTGCTGCTCCTCACCCCGATCGGCGGTCATGGCGAATGGCCGACCGTCATCGCCCTCGTGCTCTTCGCGGTGCCGCCCCTGCTCACCAACGCCTACGTCGGCATGCGCGAGGTCGACCGCGATGTCGTACGGGCGGCCACAGGCATGGGCATGACGGGCAGACAGCTGATGCTGGGCGTCGAGGTGCCGCTCGCCCTGCCGCTGATCCTCACCGGCGTACGCATCGCCGCCGTCCAGCTCGTCGCCACCGCGACCCTCGCCGCGCTCGCGGGCGGCGGGGGACTGGGCCGCATCATCACCGCGGGCTTCAACCTCGCCTCCACCGCGCAGGTCGTCGCCGGAGCCGTCCTCGTCGCCGTCTTCGCCCTGATCGTCGAAGGTCTCTTCGTCGCGGCGCAGCGGCTCGCCCCCGGCTGGGTCCGCGGCGAGGAATCCGGATGA
- a CDS encoding acetylxylan esterase yields the protein MSLFDLPLDELRGYRSRSVEPEDFDAFWSKTLDEARSHDLDARFELRTGTGLATVDVYDVTFAGFGGHPVKGWFVVPAGATEPLPVVVEFIGYGGGRGLAHTHLLWSSAGFAHFVMDTRGQGSGWLVGDTADPVGNGPSFPGFMTRGIEDPHAYYYRRVFTDAVRAVEAARSHPLSDAARTAAVGVSQGGGITLAVGGLIPDLAAIAPDVPFLCDFPRALTVTDRNPYREVGSYLKTHRGRADRARATLSYFDGVHFAARGRAPALFSTALEDMTCPPSTVFAAFNAYAHQDKAIEVYDFNDHEGGGPFQEAVQLGWLPGKLTA from the coding sequence ATGTCCCTGTTCGATCTGCCCCTCGACGAGCTGCGCGGCTACCGCAGCCGTTCGGTGGAGCCGGAGGACTTCGACGCGTTCTGGTCGAAGACGCTCGACGAGGCCCGGTCCCACGACCTCGACGCCCGGTTCGAGCTGCGTACGGGCACGGGGCTGGCGACCGTCGACGTGTACGACGTGACGTTCGCGGGCTTCGGCGGGCATCCGGTCAAGGGCTGGTTCGTCGTCCCGGCCGGCGCCACCGAACCGCTGCCGGTGGTCGTGGAGTTCATCGGATACGGCGGCGGGCGGGGCCTGGCGCACACCCATCTGCTCTGGTCGTCGGCCGGTTTCGCGCACTTCGTGATGGACACCCGGGGCCAGGGCAGCGGCTGGCTCGTCGGCGACACCGCCGACCCGGTGGGCAACGGCCCCTCGTTCCCCGGTTTCATGACCCGTGGCATCGAGGATCCGCACGCGTACTACTACCGGCGTGTGTTCACCGACGCGGTACGCGCGGTGGAGGCGGCGCGCTCGCATCCGCTGAGCGACGCGGCGCGCACCGCGGCCGTCGGTGTGAGTCAGGGCGGCGGCATCACGCTCGCCGTCGGCGGGCTGATACCGGACCTTGCGGCGATCGCGCCGGACGTCCCGTTCCTGTGCGACTTCCCCCGCGCGCTCACCGTCACCGACCGCAACCCGTACCGCGAGGTGGGCAGCTACCTCAAGACGCACCGGGGCCGGGCCGACCGGGCGAGAGCCACGCTGTCCTACTTCGACGGGGTGCACTTCGCCGCCCGCGGCCGGGCACCGGCGCTGTTCTCGACGGCCCTGGAGGACATGACCTGCCCGCCCTCGACCGTCTTCGCCGCGTTCAACGCCTACGCCCACCAGGACAAGGCGATCGAGGTGTACGACTTCAACGATCACGAGGGCGGCGGGCCGTTCCAGGAGGCCGTGCAGCTGGGCTGGCTGCCCGGAAAGCTGACCGCCTGA
- a CDS encoding LacI family DNA-binding transcriptional regulator yields MVEEPRKRARPGRSPAPAGRTARPRQAEVARLAGVSQATVSLVLADKKQGAAISEETRRNVLDAARSLGYVPDPAARRLAAARNNLLGVFSFTATFPTDVQHSYYPFLVGVEREAAERGYDLVLFTGSSTGGAGAAGPDALSRIRLADGCLFLGRHAPAQELRRLVADGFPVVHLGRRDELEGLAWVGADYVSASREVVAGLAALEHRRMLLIREDDEAPASTDREHGFLKGLEAAGLPGGPGAVFRSADPERDLTPERLRGWLAEGVTALVAEETDTGAAWRALRRAVTEAGIDCPRDVSLALLGSPPADLADGPDPTGFDIPRTQLGAAAVRMLAALVAGEEATEPLVACVFRPGITAGPPPSAHQDRPTAPPARTAQGDL; encoded by the coding sequence ATGGTGGAGGAGCCCAGGAAGCGGGCCAGGCCCGGCCGTTCACCCGCGCCGGCAGGCCGCACGGCCCGCCCGCGTCAGGCCGAGGTCGCACGGCTCGCCGGGGTCTCGCAGGCGACGGTCTCGCTCGTGCTGGCGGACAAGAAGCAGGGCGCCGCGATCTCGGAGGAGACCCGGCGCAATGTTCTGGACGCGGCCCGCAGCCTCGGTTACGTCCCCGACCCGGCGGCCCGCAGACTCGCGGCGGCCCGCAACAACCTGCTGGGCGTCTTCAGCTTCACCGCGACGTTCCCGACGGATGTGCAGCACTCCTACTACCCGTTCCTGGTGGGTGTGGAGCGCGAGGCCGCGGAACGCGGTTACGACCTGGTGCTGTTCACCGGGTCGAGCACCGGCGGCGCGGGGGCCGCCGGGCCCGACGCACTGAGCAGGATCCGCCTCGCCGACGGCTGTCTGTTCCTGGGGCGCCACGCGCCGGCCCAGGAGCTGCGGCGGCTGGTGGCCGATGGCTTCCCGGTGGTCCACCTCGGCCGCCGGGACGAACTGGAGGGCCTGGCCTGGGTCGGTGCGGATTACGTGAGCGCCAGCCGCGAGGTCGTCGCCGGCCTTGCCGCGCTGGAGCACCGGCGGATGCTGCTGATCCGCGAGGACGACGAGGCACCCGCCTCCACCGACCGTGAACACGGCTTCCTCAAGGGGCTGGAGGCGGCCGGGCTCCCCGGCGGCCCCGGGGCGGTCTTCCGCTCCGCCGACCCGGAACGAGACCTCACCCCCGAACGGCTGCGGGGCTGGCTCGCCGAGGGCGTCACCGCGCTCGTCGCCGAGGAGACCGACACCGGAGCCGCCTGGCGCGCCCTGCGCCGCGCCGTCACCGAAGCCGGGATCGACTGCCCGCGCGACGTCTCGCTCGCGCTCCTCGGCAGCCCGCCCGCCGACCTCGCGGACGGCCCCGACCCCACCGGCTTCGACATCCCCCGCACCCAACTCGGCGCGGCCGCCGTACGGATGCTTGCCGCGCTGGTCGCGGGGGAGGAGGCCACCGAACCCCTGGTGGCCTGCGTGTTCAGGCCCGGCATCACGGCAGGGCCCCCGCCCTCGGCCCACCAGGACCGACCGACCGCACCGCCTGCACGTACAGCACAAGGAGACCTGTGA
- a CDS encoding FAD-dependent oxidoreductase — protein MIPEPDILVVGAGLGGVAAALAACRAGRTVVLTEETDWIGGQLTSQAVPPDEHPWVERFGTTASYRRLREGIRAYYRQWYPMRSEALALTDLNPGAGRVSKLCHEPRIALTVLEAMLAPHRAAGRLTLLTEHRAVSAETDNDVISAVTLEDLRTGDRATVTARYVIDATETGELLELGGVEHAMGAEAQSEFDEPHAPDQPQPLNQQGITVCFALSHHEGENHTVDRPADYAFWRSYRPDFWPGPLLGLQAPDPRSLEPVPRTFVPNPDIDPLAVSADQSADAGDKELWGFRRILARGMHRPGAFDSDITLVNWPLNDYWLKPLVGAGEETSAQAVGEARQLSLSLLYWLQTEAPRQDGGTGFPGLRIRPDITGTDDGLAKTPYVRESRRIKAVTTVTEHDVAIDLVGPYGGTRHRDAVGVGSYRIDLHPSTGGDNYIDIGSVPFEIPLGALVPRRVRNLLPAGKNIGTTHITNGCYRLHPVEWNVGEVAGALAAHCLAEGVEPEQVQSEDKRYETFARVLDRDGVQRHWPDVRGY, from the coding sequence GTGATACCCGAACCGGACATCCTCGTCGTGGGCGCCGGACTCGGCGGCGTCGCCGCCGCGCTCGCCGCCTGCCGGGCCGGACGCACCGTCGTCCTCACCGAGGAGACCGACTGGATCGGCGGCCAGCTCACCTCCCAGGCCGTCCCGCCGGACGAGCACCCGTGGGTGGAGCGGTTCGGCACCACCGCCTCGTACCGCCGGCTGCGCGAAGGCATCCGGGCGTACTACCGCCAGTGGTACCCGATGCGCTCGGAAGCCCTCGCCCTCACCGACCTCAACCCGGGCGCCGGACGGGTCAGCAAGCTCTGCCACGAACCCCGCATCGCGCTCACCGTGCTGGAGGCGATGCTCGCACCGCACCGGGCCGCGGGCCGGCTCACGCTGCTCACCGAGCACCGGGCCGTGAGCGCGGAGACGGACAACGATGTCATCAGTGCGGTGACCCTGGAGGACCTCCGGACCGGCGACCGCGCCACCGTCACCGCCCGTTATGTCATCGACGCCACCGAGACCGGCGAACTCCTCGAACTCGGCGGCGTCGAGCACGCCATGGGCGCCGAGGCACAGAGCGAATTCGACGAACCCCACGCCCCCGACCAGCCCCAGCCGCTCAACCAGCAGGGCATCACAGTCTGCTTCGCGCTCTCCCACCACGAGGGCGAGAACCACACCGTCGACCGCCCCGCCGACTACGCGTTCTGGCGCTCCTACCGCCCCGACTTCTGGCCCGGCCCGCTCCTCGGCCTCCAGGCACCCGATCCGCGTTCCCTGGAACCGGTACCGCGCACCTTCGTCCCCAACCCGGACATCGACCCGCTCGCCGTCAGCGCTGACCAGAGCGCGGACGCGGGCGACAAGGAACTGTGGGGCTTCCGCCGCATCCTCGCCCGCGGGATGCACCGCCCCGGCGCCTTCGACTCCGACATCACCCTCGTCAACTGGCCGCTCAACGACTACTGGCTCAAGCCGCTCGTCGGCGCCGGTGAGGAGACCTCGGCCCAAGCGGTCGGCGAGGCACGGCAGTTGTCGCTCTCGCTCCTGTACTGGCTGCAGACCGAGGCCCCGCGCCAGGACGGCGGCACCGGCTTCCCCGGACTGCGGATCCGCCCCGACATCACCGGCACCGACGACGGCCTCGCCAAGACCCCGTACGTACGCGAGTCCCGTCGGATCAAGGCCGTCACCACCGTCACCGAGCACGACGTGGCGATCGACCTCGTCGGCCCGTACGGCGGGACACGCCACCGGGACGCCGTCGGAGTCGGCAGCTACCGCATCGATCTGCACCCCTCCACCGGAGGTGACAACTACATCGACATCGGCTCGGTGCCGTTCGAGATCCCGCTCGGCGCCCTCGTGCCGCGCCGCGTCCGCAATCTGCTGCCCGCCGGCAAGAACATCGGCACCACTCACATCACCAACGGCTGCTACCGGCTCCACCCGGTGGAGTGGAACGTCGGCGAGGTCGCCGGTGCCCTGGCCGCCCACTGTCTCGCCGAAGGCGTCGAACCGGAGCAGGTCCAGTCCGAGGACAAACGGTACGAGACGTTCGCGCGGGTGCTCGACCGCGACGGGGTCCAGCGCCACTGGCCCGACGTACGCGGCTACTGA
- a CDS encoding hydantoinase/oxoprolinase family protein, whose translation MTTHRIRVGIDVGGTFTDAVAVDATTLELLGQVKVPTSHHHEDGVAHGIVQALDRLLEQTGRAAEDVAFLAHGTTQATNALLEGDVATVGLIGIGAGPGGALTRRLASLGRLELTPGKRLPLSYAHVADPDDPDEVRRAVDAVVRDGAQVLVASEPFSVDRPEGERTVLDTARPHGLPMTAAHEITSLYGLAKRTRTAVVNAAILPRMLATADLVDASITKAGVSAPLMVMRCDGGVMSLDEMRRRPLLTVLSGPAAGVAGALMQERISEGLFLETGGTSTDISVVRRGKVAVRHATVLGKASYLSALDVRTVGVGGGSMVRIGGGKVIGAGPRSAHIAGLPYACFATLEELRDARVTTVRPMQGDPDDYAVIDAAGGRYAITMTCAANALGRVPEGDFARCDQDVARAALAPLAAALSTDVATAAARLLDAGTEQVRAVTDAMIRDYRLDKDTAVLVGGGGGAASVTPHLASVTGQEGRIAQHNEVISPIGVALALVREQIERIIPGAGQEQILAVRAEAEAAVVAQGAAADGVEVEVTVDPQTSTVRAVATGATELRTQDRAHRADANERLRAAAASLKADPSAVSVLAGTPAHTVYGTEIRRRFRTTRHPVRVVDADGVVRLHASDARVETTTVGSAPETLARLVADATSYGDGGVRAPALRLLLGARIADLSGVLDPQPLLALARSELGTRAADECVVAVVEVRT comes from the coding sequence ATGACCACCCACCGCATCCGCGTCGGCATAGACGTGGGCGGAACCTTCACCGACGCCGTGGCCGTCGACGCCACGACCCTCGAACTCCTGGGGCAGGTGAAGGTTCCCACCAGCCACCACCACGAGGACGGGGTCGCCCATGGCATCGTCCAAGCGCTCGACCGGCTGCTGGAGCAGACCGGCCGCGCCGCCGAGGACGTCGCCTTCCTGGCACACGGCACGACACAGGCTACCAACGCCCTGCTGGAGGGCGATGTCGCCACCGTCGGACTGATCGGCATCGGAGCGGGTCCCGGCGGTGCGCTCACCCGCCGCCTCGCCTCGCTCGGCAGGCTCGAACTCACCCCGGGCAAACGGCTCCCGCTCTCCTACGCGCATGTGGCCGACCCCGACGACCCGGACGAGGTGCGGCGGGCCGTCGACGCGGTCGTCCGGGACGGTGCCCAAGTCCTCGTCGCCAGCGAGCCGTTCAGCGTCGACCGCCCGGAGGGGGAGCGGACGGTCCTCGACACGGCCCGCCCGCACGGCCTCCCGATGACGGCCGCGCACGAGATCACCTCCCTGTACGGCCTCGCCAAGCGGACCCGGACCGCCGTGGTCAACGCCGCGATCCTGCCGCGCATGCTCGCCACCGCCGACCTCGTCGACGCCTCCATCACCAAGGCCGGGGTGAGCGCACCTCTGATGGTGATGCGCTGCGACGGCGGTGTGATGTCGCTCGACGAGATGCGCAGACGCCCGCTGCTGACCGTGCTCTCCGGACCCGCCGCGGGGGTGGCCGGTGCGCTGATGCAGGAGCGGATCAGCGAGGGCCTGTTCCTGGAGACCGGGGGCACTTCCACCGACATCAGCGTCGTCCGACGCGGCAAGGTCGCCGTCCGGCACGCCACCGTTCTCGGCAAGGCGTCGTACCTGTCCGCGCTCGACGTGCGGACCGTGGGCGTCGGCGGCGGCTCCATGGTCCGGATCGGCGGCGGCAAGGTGATCGGTGCCGGGCCGCGCAGCGCGCACATCGCCGGACTGCCGTACGCCTGCTTCGCCACTCTCGAAGAGCTGCGCGACGCGCGCGTCACCACCGTCCGGCCGATGCAGGGCGATCCCGACGACTACGCCGTCATCGACGCGGCCGGCGGCAGGTACGCGATCACGATGACCTGCGCGGCCAACGCGCTGGGCCGGGTTCCCGAGGGCGACTTCGCCCGCTGCGACCAGGACGTGGCCCGTGCCGCCCTGGCTCCGCTGGCCGCCGCGCTCTCCACCGATGTCGCGACGGCAGCCGCCCGGCTCCTCGACGCGGGCACCGAACAGGTCAGGGCCGTGACCGACGCGATGATCCGCGACTACCGGCTCGACAAGGACACCGCGGTACTGGTCGGCGGCGGCGGAGGCGCCGCATCCGTCACCCCCCATCTCGCCTCCGTCACCGGTCAGGAGGGCCGGATCGCACAGCACAACGAGGTCATCAGCCCCATCGGGGTCGCCCTTGCCCTGGTCCGTGAGCAGATCGAGCGGATCATCCCGGGCGCCGGCCAGGAACAGATCCTTGCCGTCCGCGCCGAGGCCGAGGCGGCCGTCGTGGCGCAGGGCGCCGCGGCGGACGGGGTGGAGGTCGAGGTGACCGTGGACCCGCAGACCAGTACCGTTCGGGCGGTGGCCACCGGCGCCACCGAACTGCGCACCCAGGACCGCGCACACCGCGCCGACGCGAACGAACGGCTGCGCGCCGCGGCGGCCAGCCTCAAAGCCGACCCGTCGGCCGTGAGTGTCCTTGCCGGCACCCCCGCCCACACGGTCTACGGCACCGAGATCCGCCGCCGGTTCCGCACCACCCGGCACCCGGTGCGGGTCGTCGACGCCGACGGTGTCGTCCGGCTGCACGCCTCCGACGCCCGGGTGGAGACCACCACCGTGGGCAGCGCCCCCGAGACCCTCGCCCGGCTCGTCGCCGACGCCACCTCCTACGGCGACGGCGGCGTCCGCGCCCCCGCACTGCGCCTGCTGCTCGGCGCCCGCATCGCCGACCTCTCCGGCGTCCTGGATCCACAGCCGCTGCTCGCCCTGGCCCGCAGCGAACTCGGCACCCGTGCGGCGGACGAGTGCGTGGTCGCGGTCGTGGAGGTACGGACATGA